The Daucus carota subsp. sativus chromosome 7, DH1 v3.0, whole genome shotgun sequence genome window below encodes:
- the LOC108194540 gene encoding glycine-rich cell wall structural protein yields the protein MEFLGIGKFVLVAFLVFSVVAECRKLEADNGGSGKVKKPEWFFDGQPWFTNNGGSSRGWSFGHSFSFGNGQGGFIIGKKGKVSAKPDCAGKGGGLGGGGGLGSGGGGTGLGGGGGGGVGLGGGGGIGKGKGGGLKHHIGKKEHHHHHGIGKGIGGGVGKGIGGGGGAGGGLGGGAGGGLGGGAGGGAGGGVGSGAGGGLGGGAGGGLGGGAGGGIGGGSGGGIGGGAGGGAGGGGGFGGGAGGGGSFGGGAGGGGGFGGGAGGGVGGGSGAGFGGGGGFGGGAGGGVGGGAGGGFGGGAGGGIGGGSAVGVKEKHP from the coding sequence ATGGAGTTTCTGGGAATTGGTAAGTTTGTTTTGGTTGCTTTCTTGGTTTTCTCGGTTGTGGCTGAGTGTAGAAAATTAGAAGCGGATAATGGGGGGAGTGGGAAAGTGAAGAAGCCGGAATGGTTTTTTGATGGGCAGCCGTGGTTTACTAATAATGGAGGCTCATCAAGAGGGTGGAGTTTTGGGCACTCGTTTAGTTTTGGCAATGGGCAAGGTGGATTTATTATTGGGAAGAAAGGGAAGGTTAGTGCAAAACCAGATTGTGCAGGGAAAGGGGGCGGTTTGGGAGGTGGTGGCGGCCTTGGGAGTGGAGGTGGTGGGACTGGATTAGGAGGCGGGGGAGGTGGTGGCGTAGGTTTAGGAGGAGGTGGTGGCATTGGCAAGGGGAAAGGTGGTGGTTTAAAGCACCATATAGGAAAAAAggagcatcatcatcatcatggaATAGGAAAGGGGATTGGAGGTGGAGTTGGTAAGGGAAtcggaggtggtggtggagcTGGGGGAGGATTGGGCGGGGGAGCCGGGGGAGGATTAGGCGGTGGAGCTGGTGGAGGAGCTGGCGGAGGAGTAGGCAGTGGAGCTGGTGGAGGATTAGGCGGTGGAGCTGGTGGAGGATTAGGCGGTGGAGCTGGTGGAGGGATAGGTGGTGGATCTGGGGGTGGAATAGGAGGAGGTGCTGGCGGAGGagctggtggtggtggaggtttTGGCGGTGGTGCCGGTGGGGGTGGAAGTTTTGGCGGTGGTGCTGGTGGGGGTGGAGGTTTTGGCGGTGGTGCTGGTGGAGGCGTTGGTGGTGGAAGTGGCGCTGGCTTTGGAGGTGGTGGAGGTTTTGGCGGTGGTGCTGGTGGAGGCGTTGGCGGTGGTGCAGGAGGGGGCTTTGGTGGAGGTGCTGGGGGTGGAATTGGTGGTGGAAGTGCAGTTGGTGTCAAGGAGAAGCATCCTTAA
- the LOC108194163 gene encoding ankyrin repeat domain-containing protein 2A yields the protein MGVELDCSTTDETQQDNIEALLQAARYDDMENVITLASAGVSLDSKDSEGRTALHMASANGHLDIVNYLISNRVDVNATNVEKNTPLHWACLNGHIEVVKSLILSGASLSLLNSHEKTPVDEAVIGGKLDVIDAISTLEAQLELSNARVS from the exons ATGGGGGTAGAGTTGGATTGTAGCACAACAGACGAGACCCAGCAGGACAACATCGAAGCTTTGCTCCAG GCTGCAAGATATGACGATATGGAGAATGTAATAACCCTAGCTTCAGCTGGAGTTTCTCTTGATTCCAAGGATTCTGAAGGAAGAACAG CTCTTCATATGGCTTCAGCTAATGGGCATTTGGACATTGTCAACTATCTTATCAGTAATAGAGTT GATGTGAATGCCACTAATGTGGAGAAAAATACCCCTCTCCATTGGGCATGCCTTAACGGCCACATTGAG GTGGTCAAAAGTTTGATTCTGTCTGGAGCAAGTCTATCACTTTTAAACAG CCATGAGAAGACGCCTGTGGATGAAGCTGTTATTGGTGGAAAGCTGGATGTAATCGATGCGATCAGCACATTAGAGGCTCAACTTGAACTCTCAAATGCAAGGGTCTCCTAA